TCCAGGAGAGGAGCGACGAAAAGGTCACGGAGCTTTCGCTTTCCTACCTGGAGATCTACAACGAGACGATTCGAGATCTGTTGGTCCCCGGCGGCAGCAAGCAGGGACTGATGTTGAGGGAGGACTCGAACCAGGGCGTTTCCGTctccgggctgacgagcctGCACCCCAAAGACGTGCAGGAGGTTATGGATATGATTGTTCGGGGCAACGAATACCGCACAGTATCCCCCACCGAAGCTAATGCGACATCATCACGATCACACGCCGTGTTGCAGATCAACATTGCCCAAAAGGACCGGAATGCGGACGTGAACGAGCCCCACACCATGGCCACCCTGAGCATCATCGATTTGGCGGGCAGCGAACGTGCCAGTGCGACAAAGAACCGTGGCGAGAGGCTTATCGAAGGTGCAAACATCAACAAGTCGCTACTTGCTCTAGGCAGCTGCATCAATGCATTGTGTGACCCTCGAAAGAAGAACCACGTGCCTTATCGTAACAGCAAGCTCACGCGACTGCTCAAGTTCTCCCTGGGAGGCAACTGCAAGACGGTCATGATAGTCTGTGTTAGTCCCTCGAGCGCACACTTTGACGAGACCCAAAACACGTTGCGGTATGCCAACAGGGCAAAgaacatccagaccaagGTCACCAGGAACGTGTTCAACGTGAACCGCCACGTCAAGGACTTCTTGGTCAAGATCGATGAGCAGATCGCCATGATCAACGAGCTCAAGGCACAACAAaaggatgccgaaaagatcTTCTACGCCAAGTTCCGCAAGCAGCTTGAGAAGCGGGATGGCGTGGCACGTGAGGGCATGCAGCGGATTCGCTCTGCGTACGAAAACTCGGCGCAGGAGAGGCAAGACAAGATCAACAACATGAAGAGACTAAAGGGGTTCGAGAGAAGGATTGGGCAGCTTTCGGCATGGATCGCCGCTTTCGACGCCATCTGCGACTCACGTTCGGATGAGAACGGAATGCCCGACAGCTTGGCAGCCATGAGGAAAACAGCACAGGGTGTACTCGCCGAGCTGGAGCACAGTCGCCAGCACCTTCATCAGAGGATTGAGCGATCTAACTGGGAGCGAAGCATCGATTCTGCCCTGCAGCACAGCATTTCGCAGTTGTCGAGTGGAGACAACGTGGTTGACAACGGCGAGGTGGCAAACCTCACGAGGGAAGCAGAGCTTCTCAAGGCCAACTTCATCCGTGAGGCTTACAGAGAAGTCCTCGATCAGGACCGAGCAGGAGACGCTGCCGCCGTCCAGGTACTCCTGACCGCTCAATTCGAGATTCTCGCTTCTTTGTCATCCACATTACAAATGGATGAGGCCGAGGCAGTGGCCCATGCCAAAACAATCATCCACCGCCTTCTTGAGACTGGTATATCTGCCACATCTCACATCGTCAAGCCTGACGGATCCGTTATGCCGGTGGAGAGGTTCTCGCCATCAAAGCGCGGAACCCCGAAACGCAAGAAGCTTTCCAACGTGCACGTCAAACCGGTGGCCGCCCCTGCTTTTGTTGCCATGTCTGAGGCCCAACAAGAAGCATTCGCCTCCCCGATGAAGGCCTCTCCCCGGCGTCGGAAAGCAGGCGCCCAAAGGAAGGGTGTCTCATTCACACCGGTCAAGAAGAAGTCGCCATCCAGGAGGTCTGTTCGCTGGCGCGATGATGAGACAGAGGAGGGCACATTGGCGGACTTTGCAAAGACGCCGCAAAAAATCGAGTCCTCCCCCGAGGCGACCAACACCCCGTCAAAGGCGGAATTGCAACCTCCAGCTATCCCATCATACCTGGAGAACACAGACGCTGGGTCCGACTCGAGCCCTTCCCTGGTTGCCCCAGAAGCAGCCAGCCTTACCTCCGGCCTGGCGGCTAAGCCAAACAGGTTCCAGGCAGGCTTCCTGTCCAAAGGTCGTGTATCCTCCATAGGCGGCGGTGGCTCCCCATCTAGCATTCCTTACCCGGTGAACTACGCTTCCAGCCCTGACAGCGACCGACCGTCTCCCCTGCGGTCTCTTGATGCAGGCAAGGCGTCAAACATGCTTTCCCCTCCCCCGTATGGGATGAGAAAATCGAGCATCCCCCGGTCGCCAAGTCTTCTGGCCCTAGATGAGAACACACCGTTATCATCGTCTCTTAATGCACGACCGCCACCCAGCAAAGTTGAAGCCTCATCTTCTGGCTCTGAATCGGACACGCCCATCGACAAGGATAATCTCCGCCTGGCCATTCACAATGTCAAGCGAAAGGACAGGTTGTCACTGATGTCTGGCACAGCTGCGTCCAACGCCAAAGCACGCCGCATTTCATCAACCGGCTCCGCCGGGTCGTCCCACCACCGGACTTCAGCCTCGTACTCGGGTCCGTCGACATCGCTGTCGAGCTCGACAAACGGCATCTCACGCCACCAGCGCTTGCGCCGCAATAGCTCTGAGCGCCGGCGCAGCCCACCCATCTCGTGCTCGCCAACCGCTAGCGACAGTGACGGCAGGTTGGGTCAGTCATCCTTTGCTCGGTCATTCACACCGGGCCAGGCACGTCGCATGAACCTGGGCGGCAGTCTCCGCCAGGAGAGCAGTATCACCAGCCCCAGCGGCGATAAAGGACCGGTCAAGTCTAGGAGAATCACGATCGGCACCGCTGCGATGGGGTCACTGAATGGTGCTGCCAGAAAGGACGGTGCTGCGCCTAGGCCCAGCGTCATTTGGCGATGATTAATGACTTTGTTCTTGGTTATGTTTTGTTTAGTTTGTCGTGGCTTCTTTGTCCACCTCTATGCTCTTGGGCTCGGCCGTGTGACGATTTCGTCGCTCTCGGTACCTGACATCAAAGGATTTGTTGGTCGGATTTCACAAGCTTCTGCGTCGTGTCAGTCTGCATCGAGTACGAGGcgtttttcttgtcttctGTTTTATAGTTTGCTGTACATATACATTTTCTGTGATCAAGTGACGCGAATGGGATTGTTTTTCGGTTTCATCACTATGACTACACTGTTCCTACTAtgcataggtacctacttagATGTTACTCTAGTTTACAAGCTTCGAGCGTTGACCGAATGGCGACCGGTACTACAGAGCCTAGAAGTCATGTACTGTGCAAATACTGAGCTCATCAATATCCCTACAGTACTTCCCACGTGATGACTTCTTAATGTTGCCCAAACAGACAGGCTCCTCTTGTGTTACGTAAACTTGACCTCCACTCCCCACATCAAACAACGCGCTTTTTTCTCTGCAGCATTTCTTTCTGTTCGTTGTTCGACTGAATGCTTTCTTCTCCTCAACCGTAACCTCAGCATCATCCTCGATATATCGTATTGTCATGGAGGTAAGTCGACACGCAAAACACATTTCACAAAATACCACACCCCTGAGCATATGATGACAAAATCCCAATTCCAAAATGTTTCAAGACGGGATTGAGGAGGTCACGCTCCAATGAAACCGACTTTCTCTGAAGCTCACACCAGCCTCGACCTCGTGACATCTGAATTTCCAACGTGTCGCAACATTTACTGATGCTAGTTGCAATAGGGATACCGCTTTCTGGGCTGTCTGGTACAGGCACTGTGGTGAGATGGGCTTCAGCGTCGCGCGTGGTCAGGCAGTTGATCTGCCTTGGGCTTGATGCTTGCAGCCAACGGTGCTTAATGGTTTCTGAGCTTGCTGTCATTTGTCTACTCATCCTGTAGTCATTCGCAAGACTGGGGGCTCACGCACGGCCTACCAGGCTGGCACGGGTCAGCTTGGTTTTGCTTGTAGCTTAGTATAGCATGTTGGACATCCCGTCAACATAATGAAGTCCTTGTTGTCCTTTACGTTTACTCATGCTCCCGCTCTTTGTTCTGCTCTGCGTCCCCAAAAGCGTCGATCCCATCGAGCGTGAGATATCTCAAAACCAGGTAGCTGAGCCATCTAGCATGTATGCTCGTGGCAGTTAGGGCGACCAGGAACgtgtaccgttggaataCATTCTTGGAGCTGCGGCTGCTTTGATCTCATTCGAGGTTACGCGTCTACTCTGGATCTCATGCCACCAGCCGCATATTCTTTGCACAGCATGGTGTTTCGTTCCGGTACAGGAAATGAGTGCTACTCAAGCCGGCTACCGGCAGCCTCGTCAGGTCTTGGATCCGTGAAACCTTGTACAACCGCAAATTCGTGTACGGAAACTAGCCTCGCTCCTCTAGTTTTAGACTACAAGCACAGTCGAGACTACGAAGCCACTGCAAATGAAACAAGTATAAATTATACAACTACAGACATACTGTCAAATATGCATCTCTCCAAGCTCaaagtgctttttttttcttcctcacttgagcttcttggcctcgtccTGCTTGACAAAGGCCTCGAGCTTCCAAAGCTTGAACTTGTTCCAAGTTTGCATGTCAATGAGCCACTCCCCGGTGAGCAGGCGGGCGAGCCAGACGCGGCCGGCCAGACCTCCGCCCCAGAACCAGTCCGGTCGGCCGAACCAGGCCCGCAGCATGATGGGCCACTCGGGCTTCAGCGACTTGCGCACCAGCTGGGAGGCGAACTTGCGGGTGTCGACGGTCCCGTCGATCTGGGAGTAGTTCAGGCGCCACTCGAACACGTCCTTGACGCGCTGGTAGAGACTGTCCGCTGGGAGCGGCTTGTGCACCTG
The Pyricularia oryzae 70-15 chromosome 1, whole genome shotgun sequence DNA segment above includes these coding regions:
- a CDS encoding kinesin; the encoded protein is MSRADPGASSITVAVRVRPFTIREAAQLIKNDDGTLFLGDGSLAAVPTPKLKQHGLRSVIKVVDDRCLVFDPPEDNPVQKFSRSVVPCAGKKVKDQVFAFDRIFDDTVSQTEVYEGTTKTLLDSVLDGYNATVFAYGATGCGKTHTITGTAAQPGIIFLTMQELFEKIQERSDEKVTELSLSYLEIYNETIRDLLVPGGSKQGLMLREDSNQGVSVSGLTSLHPKDVQEVMDMIVRGNEYRTVSPTEANATSSRSHAVLQINIAQKDRNADVNEPHTMATLSIIDLAGSERASATKNRGERLIEGANINKSLLALGSCINALCDPRKKNHVPYRNSKLTRLLKFSLGGNCKTVMIVCVSPSSAHFDETQNTLRYANRAKNIQTKVTRNVFNVNRHVKDFLVKIDEQIAMINELKAQQKDAEKIFYAKFRKQLEKRDGVAREGMQRIRSAYENSAQERQDKINNMKRLKGFERRIGQLSAWIAAFDAICDSRSDENGMPDSLAAMRKTAQGVLAELEHSRQHLHQRIERSNWERSIDSALQHSISQLSSGDNVVDNGEVANLTREAELLKANFIREAYREVLDQDRAGDAAAVQVLLTAQFEILASLSSTLQMDEAEAVAHAKTIIHRLLETGISATSHIVKPDGSVMPVERFSPSKRGTPKRKKLSNVHVKPVAAPAFVAMSEAQQEAFASPMKASPRRRKAGAQRKGVSFTPVKKKSPSRRSVRWRDDETEEGTLADFAKTPQKIESSPEATNTPSKAELQPPAIPSYLENTDAGSDSSPSLVAPEAASLTSGLAAKPNRFQAGFLSKGRVSSIGGGGSPSSIPYPVNYASSPDSDRPSPLRSLDAGKASNMLSPPPYGMRKSSIPRSPSLLALDENTPLSSSLNARPPPSKVEASSSGSESDTPIDKDNLRLAIHNVKRKDRLSLMSGTAASNAKARRISSTGSAGSSHHRTSASYSGPSTSLSSSTNGISRHQRLRRNSSERRRSPPISCSPTASDSDGRLGQSSFARSFTPGQARRMNLGGSLRQESSITSPSGDKGPVKSRRITIGTAAMGSLNGAARKDGAAPRPSVIWR